A genomic stretch from Telmatocola sphagniphila includes:
- the dprA gene encoding DNA-processing protein DprA codes for MLSEERDLLALSLVPGIGPRLSQTLLERFRSATRVLAASVEELQTVPQIGVKTARQLAMAFSQVAVENEIEEMVRQEVSLVSYDKPTYPSRLKTISDYPSLLYVKGKLLSTDDRAVAIVGSRQCTTYGRKMAEKMAVGLSQAGYTIVSGLARGIDGFAHQATLEAKGRTLAVLAGGLSKIYPPEHAALASQVAMQGALISETAMKLAPQRGMFHNRNRLISGLSRAVIIIEANEKSGALITARHAAEQDRTVLVVPANADAMTSAGSLRLIRDGARLVRGIDDVLEDLNELSVQRYSLFKDDQLGEESMSLANADPADLPKAGPPEGLSEEEVRIWQFLEENRHVDEVSHFSQIPISRLSGILMKMEMRKTIQRLAGNYYARR; via the coding sequence ATGCTCTCTGAAGAACGAGATTTGCTAGCTCTCAGCCTGGTACCCGGCATCGGTCCGCGCCTCAGCCAAACACTTCTGGAACGATTCCGATCGGCAACTCGAGTACTCGCCGCCTCGGTGGAAGAGTTGCAAACCGTCCCTCAGATAGGCGTTAAGACTGCCCGTCAATTGGCGATGGCATTCTCCCAGGTGGCCGTCGAAAACGAAATCGAGGAGATGGTTCGTCAGGAAGTTAGTCTAGTCTCTTACGATAAACCGACCTATCCATCTCGATTGAAAACCATTTCGGATTATCCCAGTTTGCTTTACGTCAAAGGAAAGCTGCTTTCCACCGATGACCGGGCTGTGGCTATTGTCGGATCGCGCCAATGCACCACTTACGGGCGAAAGATGGCGGAAAAGATGGCCGTGGGTTTGTCGCAAGCCGGTTATACCATCGTAAGTGGTTTGGCACGCGGCATCGATGGCTTTGCTCATCAAGCCACACTCGAAGCGAAGGGAAGAACTTTGGCCGTTCTGGCCGGGGGGCTTTCAAAAATATATCCGCCGGAGCACGCGGCATTAGCTTCTCAAGTCGCGATGCAGGGAGCACTGATCAGCGAAACGGCCATGAAACTTGCTCCTCAACGCGGGATGTTCCACAATCGCAACCGCCTCATCAGCGGTCTGTCGCGAGCGGTGATTATCATCGAAGCGAATGAGAAGAGTGGGGCACTGATTACGGCTCGTCATGCCGCCGAGCAGGATAGAACCGTGCTCGTAGTGCCAGCGAATGCAGATGCGATGACCAGTGCGGGAAGTTTAAGATTGATCCGCGATGGGGCGCGACTGGTTCGCGGAATAGACGATGTGCTTGAGGATCTCAACGAATTGAGCGTCCAACGGTATTCGCTGTTCAAGGACGACCAGCTCGGCGAAGAGTCAATGTCTTTGGCGAATGCAGATCCTGCAGATTTGCCTAAAGCCGGTCCTCCGGAAGGCCTTTCAGAAGAAGAGGTTCGCATCTGGCAATTCCTCGAGGAGAATCGACATGTCGACGAGGTGTCCCATTTTTCCCAGATTCCCATTTCCCGTCTGAGTGGAATTCTCATGAAAATGGAAATGCGAAAGACAATTCAACGGCTGGCAGGAAATTATTACGCCCGGCGTTAA
- a CDS encoding DUF1549 domain-containing protein — MRFGSLRELSLCLITTLGLPTASLLASEVTNNLDPTQFKSIEIYPKSVTLHGADDAAQLIVTGITQDGRSQDLTSAVEYKASDSKLIRINSSGRVIPVADGKTEISVRLGDKTAKLDVLAESLNATLPINFANQIVPIFTKQGCNSGGCHGKASGQNGFKLSLLGFEPDMDLASLIKEGRGRRVMPTSPDQSLLLLKGTGAVAHGGGKKLEPNSDEYKLIRRWIASGMPTGKPSDPVVTKISVFPEHRVMSRQNLQQFAVYAHYSNGQVEDITRRAQYDSNDQEIATVDAEGLVRTLALSGEATIMARYQGHVATFRATVPLGLKTPDVSFVKNTFVDEHTSKKWKELGLVPSDLCTDEQFARRAHLDITGTLPTPEQLKSFLSDKDSKKRDKLVDNLLETPEYSYYFANKWADILRVKRGKDGGSNRASGTYSFHNWIREAIASDKPYDQFVSDILSATGDEEKNPPVVWYKDLKQPEQFVDDTAQVFLGLRIACANCHHHPYEKWSQDDYWSFAAFFGNLGRKQIAIPGRDQNRTIDVLYTRGNGSVTNKRTGKAAPIKPLDGELVSVTSHQDPRRELVNWMIAPQNPFFARAVANRYWAHFFGRGIVDPIDDMRVTNPPSNPELLEALSNYLVTQKYSLKELVRAICKSRTYQLSSIPNEFNKNDKQAYARYYPKRLPAEVLHDAVCQVTNSPASFSGLPADKFAPNRAIMLPDESFTSYFLDVFGRPQRISACECERVSDANLAQALHLLNSDEIQQKLGRAGGRIAELASAKDTRKDEEKIEELFLWTLGRKPTERDMKTAIDHLNKPERLYKQVVEGLFMAKLGRKPTDAEMVIAQKRMNKSEQTKKNSYENILWALLNTKEFIFNW, encoded by the coding sequence ATGCGCTTCGGATCTCTCCGTGAACTTTCCCTTTGTCTAATCACAACGCTCGGACTGCCCACGGCATCCCTATTGGCTTCTGAAGTGACCAACAACTTGGACCCGACCCAGTTCAAGTCGATCGAAATCTATCCCAAGTCGGTGACTCTCCACGGGGCCGATGATGCGGCTCAGCTGATCGTCACGGGAATCACTCAGGACGGCCGATCGCAGGACCTGACCTCGGCGGTCGAGTACAAAGCCTCCGACTCCAAGTTGATTCGCATTAACAGTTCGGGTCGTGTGATTCCGGTGGCGGATGGCAAAACAGAAATTTCGGTGCGTCTCGGAGACAAAACGGCCAAACTGGACGTGTTGGCAGAATCGCTGAACGCTACCCTACCGATTAATTTTGCCAATCAGATCGTCCCGATCTTTACCAAACAGGGTTGCAACTCCGGCGGTTGTCACGGCAAAGCCAGCGGTCAAAACGGTTTTAAGCTTTCGCTCCTGGGTTTTGAACCCGATATGGATCTGGCGTCACTTATTAAAGAAGGCCGAGGCCGTCGGGTCATGCCGACCTCTCCCGATCAGAGTCTGCTGCTTTTGAAGGGAACCGGAGCCGTCGCACATGGCGGCGGTAAGAAACTAGAACCCAATTCCGATGAGTACAAACTGATTCGACGCTGGATTGCGAGCGGTATGCCGACAGGCAAACCCAGCGATCCCGTTGTTACCAAAATCAGCGTGTTTCCCGAACATCGCGTGATGTCCCGTCAGAACTTGCAGCAGTTTGCCGTTTATGCACATTATTCGAATGGGCAGGTGGAGGATATAACTCGTCGGGCCCAGTACGACAGTAATGATCAGGAAATAGCCACTGTAGACGCCGAAGGACTGGTTCGCACCCTCGCTTTGAGTGGTGAAGCCACGATCATGGCCCGCTATCAGGGGCACGTGGCCACCTTCCGGGCCACTGTACCCTTAGGATTGAAAACTCCAGACGTCAGTTTCGTTAAAAATACATTTGTCGACGAGCATACTTCCAAGAAATGGAAAGAGCTTGGGCTAGTGCCTTCCGATCTGTGCACGGATGAGCAATTTGCCCGCCGAGCGCACCTCGACATCACCGGCACCCTGCCCACCCCGGAGCAATTGAAGAGCTTTCTCTCCGATAAAGATTCCAAAAAGAGAGACAAGCTGGTCGACAATCTACTAGAAACTCCGGAGTACTCTTATTACTTCGCCAACAAATGGGCCGACATCCTTCGCGTAAAACGTGGCAAGGACGGCGGTTCCAATCGGGCCTCGGGAACCTACTCGTTTCACAATTGGATTCGAGAAGCTATTGCTTCGGATAAGCCATACGATCAATTCGTATCCGATATCCTGTCGGCCACGGGAGATGAGGAAAAGAATCCTCCGGTCGTCTGGTATAAGGATCTGAAGCAACCCGAACAATTTGTGGACGATACGGCCCAGGTATTCTTGGGGCTGCGGATTGCTTGCGCGAATTGTCACCACCATCCGTACGAAAAATGGAGCCAGGACGATTACTGGAGCTTCGCGGCCTTTTTCGGCAACTTAGGTCGAAAGCAGATCGCGATTCCCGGCCGCGATCAGAATCGGACTATAGACGTCCTTTACACCAGGGGAAATGGTTCGGTGACCAACAAACGCACCGGCAAAGCCGCTCCGATCAAGCCGCTGGACGGCGAGTTGGTCTCTGTAACATCGCATCAGGATCCCAGACGGGAGTTGGTCAACTGGATGATTGCCCCGCAGAATCCATTCTTTGCCCGAGCGGTCGCAAATCGATACTGGGCTCACTTTTTCGGTCGTGGAATCGTTGATCCGATCGACGATATGCGAGTGACAAACCCTCCTTCGAATCCGGAGCTTCTGGAGGCTCTGTCAAACTATCTAGTGACGCAGAAGTACAGTTTAAAAGAACTCGTGAGAGCGATCTGCAAGAGCCGTACTTATCAGCTTTCTTCGATCCCGAACGAGTTCAACAAAAATGATAAGCAGGCCTATGCCCGCTATTATCCCAAGCGTCTCCCTGCCGAGGTTCTGCACGATGCGGTCTGTCAGGTGACTAACAGTCCTGCAAGCTTCAGCGGCCTCCCAGCTGATAAATTTGCTCCTAACCGGGCGATCATGCTGCCAGACGAATCTTTCACTTCGTATTTCCTGGATGTGTTTGGACGTCCGCAGCGCATTAGTGCCTGCGAATGCGAACGGGTCAGCGACGCCAATCTGGCTCAGGCATTGCACCTTCTTAACTCAGACGAGATTCAACAGAAACTGGGACGAGCCGGAGGTCGCATCGCCGAACTCGCTTCGGCCAAGGACACCCGAAAGGATGAAGAGAAGATCGAGGAGCTCTTCCTGTGGACGCTGGGCCGGAAGCCAACGGAACGGGACATGAAAACGGCCATCGATCACCTGAATAAACCGGAGCGGCTTTACAAGCAGGTGGTAGAAGGTTTATTTATGGCGAAACTGGGGCGAAAACCGACTGATGCGGAAATGGTCATAGCCCAAAAGAGAATGAATAAGTCCGAGCAGACCAAGAAAAACTCCTATGAGAATATTCTTTGGGCGTTATTGAATACCAAAGAATTCATTTTCAACTGGTAG